A DNA window from Streptomyces bacillaris contains the following coding sequences:
- a CDS encoding arylcarboxylate reductase, with amino-acid sequence MTAATRADPDARIARWLDTDLDEWTRTVVRRHFDPVSGSPYWLDQASRLDFDARDITRYDQLGAFGPFPLDRLREEDPADLVPLSVPRPLAGRVWDSGGTTGTPCRAFYTPDMLLHRAIWRRWSFVREGFAPGRTWLQATPTGPHLIGNGVREVSELHAGQVYAVDMDPRWVKRLIRAGRLAEVDDYTAHLLEQITDVLRQGRVHYLNTTPALLQALCRHRPELVAALDGVRLSGTQISADMYRTFTTALRGGICGLTYGNTFGNAACLDIERDGELISYVPNYPQVTMAVVDRSDLSTPVAPGAVGRVRLTVLHEDLFLPNILERDQALRHPTDLWPTDGVANIRPLQITDSSPEGLY; translated from the coding sequence GTGACCGCCGCCACCCGCGCCGACCCCGACGCCCGGATCGCACGATGGCTGGACACCGACCTCGACGAGTGGACCCGCACCGTGGTCCGACGGCACTTCGACCCGGTGTCCGGCAGCCCCTACTGGCTCGATCAGGCCTCCCGGCTGGACTTCGACGCCCGCGACATCACCCGCTACGACCAGCTCGGCGCCTTCGGCCCGTTCCCGCTCGACCGGCTGCGCGAGGAGGACCCCGCGGACCTCGTCCCGCTGTCCGTGCCCAGGCCGCTGGCCGGACGGGTCTGGGACAGCGGAGGCACCACCGGCACCCCCTGCCGGGCGTTCTACACCCCCGACATGCTGCTGCACCGGGCGATCTGGCGCCGCTGGTCCTTCGTACGGGAAGGGTTCGCCCCCGGCCGCACCTGGCTGCAGGCCACCCCCACCGGACCGCACCTGATCGGGAACGGCGTCCGGGAGGTGTCCGAACTCCACGCCGGCCAGGTGTACGCGGTGGACATGGATCCCCGGTGGGTCAAGCGCCTCATCCGGGCGGGACGTCTGGCCGAGGTCGACGACTACACCGCCCACTTGCTGGAGCAGATCACCGACGTCCTCAGGCAGGGCCGGGTCCACTACCTCAACACCACCCCGGCCCTCCTCCAGGCCCTCTGCCGGCACCGGCCCGAACTGGTCGCGGCCCTGGACGGCGTACGCCTGAGCGGCACCCAGATCAGCGCCGACATGTACCGGACCTTCACCACCGCCCTGCGGGGCGGGATCTGCGGACTGACGTACGGCAACACCTTCGGCAACGCGGCCTGCCTGGACATCGAGCGGGACGGCGAACTGATCAGCTACGTCCCGAACTATCCGCAGGTGACTATGGCGGTGGTCGACAGGAGCGACCTCTCGACCCCGGTCGCCCCGGGCGCGGTCGGCCGGGTGCGCCTCACCGTCCTCCACGAGGACCTCTTCCTCCCCAACATCCTGGAACGCGACCAGGCCCTCCGCCACCCGACCGACCTCTGGCCCACCGACGGCGTCGCCAACATCCGCCCCCTCCAGATCACCGACTCCTCGCCCGAGGGCCTCTACTGA
- a CDS encoding malonyl transferase — MSLGYLFGGGVGTEPRGLELYRTYETVRSWYEQVSAWTGLTVGQILEEDLPAAQEERQSVGTVREAALAIGVHDVLASFGLRPAAIGGLSLGAMTASCLAGALGRRELFDMLAGSRDAPESPAGDPRQGIAIAFGSLDGGAPSHPGENVPGIHLAGDFGPTADGTRRIMMLAGHAEALGALAAEAPPGTVVPLPGRTIAVHTPLRRPYRDFMAPRIDAIPFTDPELPLLSCLEPKVLRTAADVRDLFQRNSTHPISLVDVYGGMKEQGVRLGLVMGPSIPEGILAFPFPVVHIERPEHIEQALTTAYDLGIDLSGAPALS; from the coding sequence ATGAGTCTGGGGTACCTATTCGGCGGTGGCGTCGGGACCGAGCCGCGGGGCCTGGAGCTCTACCGGACCTACGAGACCGTGCGGAGCTGGTACGAACAGGTCTCCGCATGGACCGGGCTGACGGTCGGACAGATCCTGGAGGAGGACCTCCCGGCCGCCCAGGAGGAGCGCCAGAGCGTCGGCACCGTCCGCGAAGCCGCCCTCGCGATCGGCGTACACGACGTACTCGCCTCGTTCGGCCTGCGCCCCGCGGCCATCGGCGGACTCAGCCTCGGCGCGATGACCGCCAGCTGTCTCGCCGGGGCGCTGGGGCGGCGGGAACTCTTCGACATGCTGGCCGGTTCCCGCGACGCCCCGGAATCGCCCGCCGGAGACCCGCGACAGGGGATAGCCATCGCCTTCGGCTCCCTCGACGGGGGCGCCCCCTCCCACCCGGGCGAGAACGTCCCCGGCATCCACCTGGCGGGCGACTTCGGGCCCACGGCCGACGGCACCCGGCGCATCATGATGCTCGCCGGCCACGCCGAAGCACTCGGCGCGCTCGCCGCCGAGGCCCCACCGGGAACGGTCGTGCCGCTCCCCGGGCGCACCATCGCCGTCCACACCCCGCTGCGCCGGCCCTACCGCGACTTCATGGCCCCGCGCATCGACGCGATCCCCTTCACCGACCCCGAACTCCCTTTGCTGTCCTGCCTGGAGCCCAAGGTCCTACGCACCGCGGCCGACGTCAGAGACCTCTTCCAGCGCAACTCCACGCACCCGATCAGCCTGGTCGACGTCTACGGCGGGATGAAGGAGCAGGGCGTACGGCTCGGGCTGGTGATGGGCCCCTCGATCCCCGAGGGCATCCTCGCGTTTCCCTTCCCCGTGGTCCACATCGAGCGGCCCGAACACATCGAGCAGGCCCTGACCACCGCCTACGACCTCGGTATCGACCTCTCCGGCGCCCCGGCCCTGTCGTGA
- a CDS encoding helix-turn-helix transcriptional regulator has product MTPSATSEETKPAPRPPRSEPVGDARPAGADPSAGTGVRRLTAVDVRILEGVAVGTPTVRLAASLYLSRQGVEYRIGLMMRHFQATNRAALISRAHSLGVLSVGAWPPRVLPEFLEP; this is encoded by the coding sequence GTGACACCGTCAGCGACCTCTGAAGAGACCAAGCCCGCACCGCGGCCGCCGAGGTCCGAGCCCGTCGGCGACGCCCGTCCGGCGGGCGCGGACCCGTCCGCCGGCACGGGTGTCCGGCGGCTGACCGCCGTGGACGTCCGCATCCTGGAAGGTGTCGCGGTCGGCACCCCGACCGTCCGGCTGGCGGCATCGCTCTATCTGAGCCGACAGGGCGTCGAGTACCGCATCGGGCTGATGATGCGCCATTTCCAGGCCACGAACCGGGCCGCTCTGATTTCCCGGGCGCACTCGCTCGGTGTGCTGAGCGTCGGGGCATGGCCGCCCCGTGTCCTCCCGGAATTCCTTGAACCCTAG
- a CDS encoding thioesterase II family protein — protein sequence MTSLSLDSDLWCRRFHPSPTATRRLVCFPHAGGSASFYFPVSAALRGPVDLLAVQYPGRQDRREEPAVQDLHRMADDVAEALRRWDDLPLTLFGHSMGALVAFEVARRIERAGGRIDHLFVSGRKGPSVDGPELSHPLDDEGIVAEVRAMSGTDARLLEDEELLRMVLPALRGDYRALGAYRADRDAVVTCPVTAVVGDQDPWTPVPEAAHWRDRTTAAFDLRVFPGGHFYLSSRADEVTAMLRDHLTGTLRT from the coding sequence ATGACCTCGCTTTCCTTGGACAGCGACCTGTGGTGCCGTCGCTTCCATCCCTCGCCGACGGCCACGCGCCGCCTGGTCTGCTTTCCGCACGCCGGTGGCTCGGCCAGTTTCTACTTCCCGGTTTCCGCGGCGCTGCGCGGACCGGTCGACCTCCTGGCCGTGCAGTACCCCGGCAGGCAGGACCGCCGGGAGGAGCCCGCCGTCCAGGACCTGCACCGCATGGCCGACGACGTGGCCGAAGCGCTGCGCCGCTGGGACGACCTCCCTCTGACGCTCTTCGGGCACAGCATGGGCGCGCTCGTCGCCTTCGAGGTGGCCCGGCGGATCGAGCGCGCGGGCGGCCGGATCGACCACCTCTTCGTCTCCGGCCGCAAGGGGCCGTCCGTGGACGGGCCCGAGCTCTCCCACCCGCTCGACGACGAGGGCATCGTGGCGGAGGTCAGGGCCATGAGCGGCACCGACGCCCGGCTTCTGGAGGACGAGGAGCTGCTGCGGATGGTGCTGCCCGCGCTGCGCGGCGACTACCGGGCCCTGGGGGCCTACCGGGCCGACCGCGACGCCGTGGTCACCTGCCCGGTCACCGCCGTGGTGGGGGACCAGGACCCCTGGACACCGGTCCCCGAGGCCGCGCACTGGCGCGACCGCACGACAGCCGCGTTCGACCTCAGGGTCTTCCCCGGCGGGCATTTCTACCTCAGCAGCCGGGCGGACGAGGTGACCGCCATGCTCCGTGACCACCTCACCGGCACGCTGCGGACCTGA
- a CDS encoding AfsR/SARP family transcriptional regulator has protein sequence MSAPRQRVVMAALLLNANRVISVDRITEYVWDGAPPPSAAATVRTYVMRLRQSLGEHASARILTRAPGYLLELGEHESDLGQFTAHRRRAAELAERGDLEGSSAELAEALALWREEPLADIPSRTLRDVEGRYLQELRLQTMELRFDAELALLRHAEIVPELVRLVREHPLREALVGKLMLALFRSGRQSEALDLYRRTRVLLVEQLGAEPSADLREVHRHILSAHDRPRTPDPQERPAPAPETAAAPAAATVRERPRWPDPAQLPSVPLPLSARSDALARVRHFLTTGTMPAGMVATAVVTGRGGVGKSALALHAAHTMRGSSVHGQLYADLGGAERPSTAREVLPRFLADLGVPRDEIPGEESERESLYRSLTAGRRLLVVLDNVSGSAQVRPLIPGSGGSRLLVTSRRRLADLEGARTLLLGPLDEAGSLELLGSIVGTARVGGEPRAARTVVTICAGLPLAIRIAGTRLLERPHWSIGHLARRLTEAPRLLDELCAGDAGVRPCLDAEVAGLRRTAPGGIDPAEVLAALGAAGASSVSGGEVAVMFGCPEAQAEEALDSLVVANLLGAPAGGLYQLDALLRAYARERAQAVAVRRHGRSYMRAG, from the coding sequence GTGTCGGCGCCGAGGCAGCGCGTGGTCATGGCAGCGCTCCTCCTCAACGCCAACCGGGTGATCTCGGTCGACCGCATCACCGAGTACGTCTGGGACGGCGCCCCGCCTCCGAGTGCCGCCGCGACCGTGCGCACCTACGTGATGCGCCTGCGGCAGTCGCTGGGCGAGCACGCCTCCGCCCGCATCCTCACCCGGGCGCCCGGCTACCTTCTGGAACTCGGCGAGCACGAGAGTGATCTCGGCCAGTTCACCGCCCACCGCAGACGCGCGGCGGAGTTGGCCGAGCGCGGAGACCTGGAGGGCTCCTCCGCCGAGCTGGCCGAGGCGCTGGCCCTGTGGCGTGAGGAGCCGCTGGCGGACATCCCGTCGCGGACGCTGCGCGATGTGGAGGGCCGCTACCTCCAGGAGCTCCGGCTGCAGACCATGGAGCTGCGGTTCGACGCGGAGCTGGCGCTGCTGCGGCACGCCGAGATCGTGCCGGAGCTGGTGCGGCTGGTGCGGGAGCATCCCTTACGGGAGGCCCTGGTGGGCAAGTTGATGCTGGCGCTCTTCCGCTCGGGACGGCAGTCGGAGGCCCTGGACCTCTACCGGCGCACCCGGGTACTGCTCGTCGAACAGCTCGGGGCCGAGCCGAGCGCGGATCTGCGCGAGGTCCACCGGCACATCCTCTCGGCCCACGACCGGCCCCGTACGCCCGACCCGCAGGAGCGGCCCGCGCCGGCCCCGGAGACAGCCGCCGCACCGGCCGCTGCCACGGTCCGGGAAAGGCCCCGCTGGCCCGATCCTGCGCAGCTTCCCTCGGTGCCGCTGCCGCTGTCGGCCCGCTCCGACGCGCTGGCGCGGGTGCGGCACTTCCTCACGACCGGCACGATGCCCGCGGGCATGGTGGCGACGGCGGTGGTGACCGGCCGGGGCGGTGTCGGCAAGAGCGCCCTGGCCCTGCACGCGGCGCACACCATGCGCGGCTCCTCCGTACACGGCCAGCTCTACGCGGATCTCGGCGGGGCGGAGCGGCCGTCGACCGCCCGGGAGGTGCTGCCGCGGTTCCTGGCGGACCTCGGTGTGCCCCGGGACGAGATCCCCGGGGAGGAGTCGGAGCGGGAGAGCCTCTACCGTTCGCTCACCGCGGGCCGCCGTCTGCTGGTGGTGCTCGACAACGTCTCCGGCTCCGCGCAGGTGCGGCCGCTGATCCCGGGCAGCGGGGGCAGCAGGCTGCTGGTGACCAGTCGGCGGCGGCTGGCCGATCTGGAGGGGGCGCGCACCCTTCTGCTCGGCCCGCTGGACGAGGCCGGGTCGCTGGAGCTGCTGGGCAGCATCGTCGGCACGGCCAGGGTCGGCGGCGAACCGCGGGCGGCCCGTACGGTGGTGACAATCTGCGCGGGCCTGCCGCTGGCGATCCGGATCGCGGGGACCCGGCTGCTGGAGCGCCCGCACTGGAGCATCGGGCACCTGGCCCGGCGGCTCACGGAGGCCCCCCGGCTGCTGGACGAACTGTGCGCGGGCGATGCCGGTGTCCGGCCCTGTCTGGACGCCGAGGTGGCCGGGCTCCGGCGGACGGCACCGGGCGGAATCGACCCCGCCGAGGTGCTGGCCGCGCTGGGGGCCGCCGGGGCGTCCTCGGTCTCCGGCGGCGAGGTCGCGGTGATGTTCGGCTGCCCGGAGGCGCAGGCCGAGGAGGCCCTGGACTCCCTGGTCGTGGCGAATCTGCTGGGTGCGCCCGCGGGGGGCCTCTACCAGCTGGACGCGCTGCTGCGGGCGTACGCCCGCGAGCGGGCGCAGGCGGTCGCCGTACGGCGGCACGGCCGCTCCTACATGCGCGCCGGGTGA
- a CDS encoding class I SAM-dependent methyltransferase, whose translation MADQTAATHDLLAYVREISLRDDDLLKELRETTAELPGGSALQVMAEEGQLLSLLVGLTGARTVLEIGTYTGYSTLCMARALPAGGLLVSCDIDDRWPAIGADFWKRDGVDSRIDLRIGDAAATLDTLLAERGPESFDLVFIDADKANYPRYYESSLALLRAGGLIVVDNTLFFGRVADPAAVDPETAGVRALNRVLHEDPRVELSLLVMADGITLVRKR comes from the coding sequence ATGGCCGACCAGACAGCAGCCACCCACGACCTGCTCGCCTACGTCCGCGAGATCTCCCTTCGTGACGACGATCTCCTCAAGGAGCTGCGGGAGACCACCGCGGAGCTGCCGGGCGGGAGCGCCCTGCAGGTGATGGCGGAGGAGGGCCAACTGCTCTCCCTGCTGGTCGGGTTGACGGGGGCACGGACGGTGCTGGAGATCGGCACCTACACCGGCTACAGCACCCTATGCATGGCCCGCGCGCTCCCGGCCGGCGGTCTGCTGGTGTCCTGCGACATCGACGACCGGTGGCCGGCCATCGGCGCCGACTTCTGGAAACGGGACGGGGTCGACTCACGGATCGACCTGCGGATCGGCGATGCCGCCGCGACCCTGGACACGCTGCTGGCGGAGCGCGGGCCGGAGAGCTTCGACCTGGTGTTCATCGACGCGGACAAGGCCAACTACCCCCGCTACTACGAGTCGTCGCTCGCGCTGCTGCGCGCCGGGGGTCTGATCGTGGTCGACAACACCCTCTTCTTCGGCCGGGTGGCGGACCCGGCCGCCGTGGACCCGGAGACCGCCGGGGTCCGGGCTCTGAACCGGGTGCTGCACGAGGACCCCCGGGTGGAGCTGTCGCTGCTGGTGATGGCCGACGGGATCACCCTCGTCCGCAAGCGCTGA
- a CDS encoding HAD-IIIC family phosphatase has protein sequence MAETVKCLVWDLDDTLWQGTLLEDGEVHLPDEVRKVVIELDSRGILQSVASRNDHEHAWARLEAFGVAEYFVLPEIGWGAKSDAVRRIADRLNFALTTIAFVDDRPAERAEVAFHLPDVRCYPADRVLALPDLVEFTPATSTVDSRRRREMYQAGFRREAERAAAPGPDEEFLRSLDLRMCIGRATGEELSRVEELTLRTSQMNATGVHYPDAVLRGLITDPRHEVLVVTLTDRFGPHGAVGVLLLERHPGLWHLKLLATSCRVVAYGAGATLLNWLADAAARSGVHLVADFRATERNRMMEIAYRFAGFEGLAEAPCPCAAVFVPVAEDTGLERLHLAPGPRVVSTVMDVEASDLSTPGGGPGTP, from the coding sequence ATGGCCGAGACCGTCAAATGCCTGGTCTGGGACCTGGACGACACCCTCTGGCAGGGCACCCTGCTGGAGGACGGCGAGGTGCACCTGCCGGACGAGGTGCGCAAGGTGGTGATCGAGCTCGACTCCCGCGGCATCCTCCAGTCCGTCGCCAGCCGCAACGACCACGAGCACGCCTGGGCCCGGCTGGAGGCGTTCGGCGTGGCCGAGTACTTCGTCCTGCCGGAGATCGGGTGGGGGGCCAAGTCCGATGCGGTGCGCCGGATCGCGGACCGGCTGAACTTCGCGCTCACGACCATCGCCTTCGTCGACGACCGGCCCGCCGAACGGGCCGAAGTGGCCTTCCACCTGCCCGACGTACGGTGCTACCCGGCCGACCGGGTCCTGGCCCTCCCCGACCTCGTCGAGTTCACCCCCGCGACCAGCACCGTCGACTCCCGGCGCCGCCGCGAGATGTACCAGGCGGGCTTCCGCCGCGAGGCCGAGCGGGCGGCCGCACCCGGCCCCGACGAGGAGTTCCTGCGCTCCCTGGACCTGCGGATGTGCATCGGCCGGGCCACCGGCGAGGAGCTGTCCCGGGTCGAGGAACTCACCCTGCGCACCAGCCAGATGAACGCGACCGGGGTCCACTACCCGGACGCGGTGCTGCGCGGCCTGATCACCGACCCCCGGCACGAGGTCCTGGTGGTCACCCTCACCGACCGGTTCGGCCCGCACGGCGCGGTCGGCGTCCTGCTGCTGGAGCGGCACCCGGGCCTGTGGCACCTCAAGCTGCTCGCCACGTCCTGCCGGGTCGTCGCCTACGGTGCCGGTGCGACCCTGCTGAACTGGCTGGCCGACGCCGCCGCCCGGTCCGGGGTCCACCTGGTGGCGGACTTCCGGGCGACCGAACGCAACCGGATGATGGAGATCGCCTACCGGTTCGCGGGCTTCGAGGGCCTGGCCGAAGCCCCGTGCCCGTGCGCCGCCGTCTTCGTACCGGTCGCGGAGGACACCGGACTGGAGCGCCTGCACCTGGCCCCCGGCCCGCGCGTGGTGTCCACCGTCATGGATGTGGAGGCATCCGACCTGAGCACACCGGGAGGGGGCCCGGGAACACCGTGA
- a CDS encoding acyl-CoA dehydrogenase family protein codes for MGEDLSGAMTSLTLRVGDLAGEWDRTGLIPPELLRDLGAEGRLCAEVPEQYGGWGLSSLHSGAYTAHAGGLCSSLRSVMTSQGMAAWTIQRLGTAEQSAGLLPRLTGGALAAVGFSEPGAGSDLAAMTTTVRRDGDTVVVDGHKKWVTAAHYADLVVVVGRHEDGAVAVVVPTGTPGVRIERITDPLGCRAAGHADVHLDGVRLPADSVLGGHGLPTALLVTTALAYGRMSVAWGCVGILRACLAAATAHAAGREQFGRPIAEHQLVAGHIADLYTAEQVATRVCEYAGRCWDEGSPDQVVATVLAKHVSATQAARGAATAVQVLASAGSRDGHTVARAYRDAKLMEIIEGSNELCRLMLAQHALSAPGAP; via the coding sequence ATGGGTGAGGACCTGAGCGGTGCCATGACCTCCCTCACCCTGCGGGTCGGAGATCTGGCGGGGGAGTGGGACCGCACCGGCCTCATCCCGCCGGAGCTGCTCCGCGACCTGGGAGCCGAGGGCCGGCTGTGCGCCGAAGTCCCGGAGCAGTACGGCGGCTGGGGGCTCAGCAGCCTGCACAGCGGCGCGTACACCGCGCACGCGGGTGGCCTGTGCAGCTCGCTGCGGAGCGTGATGACCTCCCAGGGCATGGCGGCGTGGACCATCCAGCGCCTGGGCACCGCCGAGCAGTCGGCCGGCCTCCTGCCCCGGCTGACCGGTGGGGCGCTGGCGGCGGTCGGCTTCAGCGAGCCCGGCGCGGGCAGCGACCTCGCGGCGATGACGACGACCGTCCGCCGCGACGGTGACACGGTTGTCGTCGACGGACACAAGAAGTGGGTGACCGCCGCCCACTACGCCGACCTGGTGGTCGTCGTCGGCCGCCACGAGGACGGTGCCGTGGCTGTCGTCGTGCCCACCGGCACGCCCGGGGTCAGGATCGAGCGGATCACCGACCCGCTCGGCTGCCGCGCGGCCGGACACGCGGACGTCCACCTCGACGGGGTGCGGCTGCCGGCCGACAGCGTCCTGGGCGGCCACGGGCTGCCGACCGCCCTCCTGGTGACGACCGCGCTGGCCTACGGGCGGATGTCCGTCGCCTGGGGGTGCGTGGGCATCCTGCGGGCCTGTCTGGCGGCGGCCACCGCGCACGCCGCCGGACGGGAGCAGTTCGGCAGACCGATCGCGGAACACCAGCTCGTCGCCGGGCACATCGCCGACCTCTACACGGCCGAGCAGGTGGCCACGCGGGTCTGCGAGTACGCCGGCCGCTGCTGGGACGAAGGCTCCCCGGACCAGGTGGTGGCGACCGTACTGGCCAAACACGTCAGCGCGACCCAGGCCGCGCGGGGCGCGGCGACGGCGGTTCAGGTACTGGCCTCGGCCGGGTCCCGGGACGGGCACACGGTGGCCCGGGCGTACCGGGACGCCAAGCTGATGGAGATCATCGAGGGCAGCAACGAACTGTGCCGGCTGATGCTGGCCCAGCACGCCCTCTCCGCTCCGGGGGCACCGTGA
- a CDS encoding acyl carrier protein yields MTAANTPNTHDLEKELLEFLEERTGTAWDAETDLFDVGGLSSLFAMQVVVHLEKTYAIAIRGADLRLDNFRTVRRMAELVDRLRVPAAGGRHG; encoded by the coding sequence ATGACCGCAGCGAACACGCCCAACACCCACGACCTGGAGAAGGAACTGCTGGAATTCCTGGAGGAACGCACCGGAACCGCCTGGGACGCCGAGACCGACCTGTTCGACGTCGGCGGCCTGTCGTCCCTGTTCGCCATGCAGGTGGTGGTGCACCTGGAGAAGACCTACGCCATCGCCATCCGCGGGGCGGACCTGCGGCTGGACAACTTCCGTACCGTACGGCGGATGGCGGAGCTGGTGGACCGGCTCCGGGTGCCCGCCGCCGGGGGCCGGCATGGGTGA
- a CDS encoding 3-hydroxyacyl-CoA dehydrogenase family protein — protein sequence MTAAPYDDPPPRPALTVLGAGVMGVGITVLALGHGLPVHLVDIDRERLDRAGELIDGELRLAELMGALPAGTAPGTLATCTSLKAVGSSTAVIEAVTENAAVKAAVLSEVSGLVRPGTLLITNTSSIPVDELAGALERPEELVGTHFMNPPYLITTAEVVRGPRTGDSAMAAVAALLTAVRRRAVVVRDAPGFVTSRILHPMINDAARVVEEGTATAEDVDALMQGCLGHPTGPLRTADLIGIDNLVDSLTVLHERTGDDGCRPTGLLLRLVREGRLGRKSGRGFYDYT from the coding sequence TTGACCGCGGCCCCGTACGACGACCCGCCCCCGCGCCCCGCCCTCACCGTCCTGGGAGCCGGGGTGATGGGCGTCGGCATCACCGTCCTCGCCCTCGGACACGGCCTGCCGGTCCACCTGGTCGACATCGACCGGGAACGGCTCGACCGGGCCGGGGAACTGATCGACGGTGAACTCCGGCTGGCCGAGCTGATGGGCGCCCTGCCCGCCGGGACGGCCCCCGGCACTCTGGCCACCTGCACCTCGCTCAAGGCCGTCGGCAGCTCGACCGCCGTCATCGAGGCGGTCACCGAGAACGCCGCCGTCAAGGCCGCCGTCCTGTCCGAGGTCTCCGGACTGGTCCGGCCCGGAACCCTGCTGATCACCAACACCTCCTCCATCCCCGTCGACGAACTGGCCGGGGCCCTGGAACGGCCGGAGGAACTGGTCGGCACCCACTTCATGAACCCGCCCTACCTGATCACCACCGCCGAGGTGGTCCGGGGTCCCCGGACAGGGGACTCCGCGATGGCCGCCGTGGCGGCCCTGCTCACGGCGGTACGGCGGCGGGCCGTCGTCGTCCGGGACGCACCCGGCTTCGTCACCAGCCGCATCCTGCACCCGATGATCAACGACGCGGCCCGGGTCGTGGAGGAGGGCACGGCGACCGCCGAGGACGTCGACGCCCTGATGCAGGGCTGCCTGGGACACCCCACCGGCCCGCTGCGCACCGCCGACCTGATCGGCATCGACAACCTCGTCGACTCCCTCACCGTGCTCCACGAACGCACCGGCGACGACGGCTGCCGTCCCACCGGACTGCTGCTCCGACTGGTCCGCGAGGGGCGGCTGGGCCGCAAGTCCGGGCGCGGCTTCTACGACTACACCTGA